A single genomic interval of Notolabrus celidotus isolate fNotCel1 chromosome 13, fNotCel1.pri, whole genome shotgun sequence harbors:
- the LOC117824133 gene encoding histone-lysine N-methyltransferase 2D-like, with protein sequence MDRQQSLQEAASTTSSQSKHTFFLAEEVPLPESPTPGALSLSPQPGEVPLSLNLPPLPTEEQCIQLHNAGFLSLDEEVAFFMSQEINFRASKVPLPPSPDELDINSSNEEVYPDLKSIRFPYLDDEDDESLDNEVAALFSQPQRKMPWEFSLPPSTAKTDKDPQAGDITQSESRGMSMFRAIQEKHALMPPHLLASTTSSQSKYYHITFFLAEEVQLPESPTPGALTLSPLPDEVPCPPNLPPLPTEEQCIHLHNEGFLSLDEEVAFFMAQEINIRASKVPLPPSPDELDMTSSNEEVYPDLRNTGFPSLDDEDDESVPCLFPGLEEEPDLMPLHLLADIVPNYPDLRHIGFPHLDEDNDPSLDDEVAALFSQPHGKMALEVLLPPSLETVQPELQDVPKSKNVGSSCKPMNLLSDIYLPSAPPPVNAPLDPKTNEKRYPDLESIRFSTLDDHTSMKIPVFPEVLPQRAIHSLDRDTVPKLQWLMPQENLQPPSAPLVQVVPTKGHSHKNKWTTSKRRTLRRGF encoded by the exons ATGGACCG ACAGCAAAGTCTTCAAGAGGCAGCCAGTACCACCTCTTCACAAAGCAAGCACACCTTCTTTCTAGCTGAGGAGGTGCCGCTGCCAGAAAGTCCTACACCAGGAGCCCTATCGCTCAGTCCACAACCAGGCGAGGTCCCTTTGTCTCTAAATCTGCCTCCTCTACCGACTGAGGAGCAGTGCATACAATTGCACAACGCAGGCTTTCTCTCCCTGGATGAAGAAGTGGCTTTTTTCATGTCCCAGGAAATCAACTTCAGGGCTTCAAAGGTACCACTTCCTCCAAGTCCTGATGAGCTGGACATCAATAGTTCCAATGAGGAGGTGTACCCAGACTTGAAAAGCATCAGGTTCCCTTATctggatgatgaagatgatgagtcTTTGGATAATGAAGTGGCGGCTTTGTTCTCCCAGCCTCAAAGGAAAATGCCCTGGGAGTTTTCACTGCCTCCAAGTACAGCAAAGACAGATAAAGACCCTCAAGCAGGAGACATAACTCAGAGTGAGAGCCGGGGGATGAGTATGTTTCGGGCTATTCAAGAAAAACACGCTCTGATGCCCCCTCATCTGCTGGCCAGTACCACCTCTTCACAGAGCAAGTACTACCACATCACCTTCTTTCTTGCTGAGGAGGTGCAGCTGCCAGAAAGTCCTACACCAGGAGCCCTGACGCTCAGTCCACTCCCAGACGAGGTCCCTTGTCCTCCGAATCTGCCTCCTCTACCGACTGAGGAACAGTGCATACATTTGCACAACGAAGGCTTTCTCTCCCTGGATGAAGAAGTGGCTTTTTTCATGGCCCAGGAAATCAACATCAGGGCTTCAAAGGTACCACTTCCTCCAAGTCCTGATGAGCTGGACATGACTAGTTCCAATGAGGAGGTGTACCCGGACTTGAGAAACACCGGGTTCCCTTCTctggatgatgaagatgatgagtcTGTGCCTTGTTTGTTTCCTGGTCTTGAAGAAGAACCTGATCTGATGCCCCTTCATCTGCTGGCAGATATTGTGCCTAACTACCCTGACCTGAGACACATAGGATTTCCTCATTTGGATGAAGATAACGATCCATCTCTGGATGATGAAGTGGCAGCTTTGTTCTCCCAGCCTCACGGGAAAATGGCTTTAGAAGTCCTACTGCCTCCAAGTCTTGAAACTGTCCAACCAGAGCTTCAAGATGTTCCGAAGAGCAAGAATGTTGGGTCCTCTTGCAAGCCCATGAATCTGCTGTCAGATATTTATCTGccttcagctcctccacctGTAAATGCACCACTGGACCCTAAGACCAATGAGAAGAGGTATCCAGATCTGGAAAGCATCAGATTCTCTACTCTGGATGACCACACCTCTATGAAGATTCCAGTTTTTCCAGAAGTTCTCCCTCAAAGAGCGATTCACTCTCTGGATAGAGACACTGTACCAAAGCTTCAGTGGCTGATGCCTCAAGAGAACCTACAACCTCCGAGCGCTCCACTGGTTCAGGTTGTGCCGACCAAAGGACACAGTCATAAGAACAAGTGGACTACTTCAAAGAGAAGAACACTTAGAAGGGGGTTCTAA